One Zingiber officinale cultivar Zhangliang chromosome 10B, Zo_v1.1, whole genome shotgun sequence genomic window, GGAGAGCAAGATTCTCAAATTCTTAGGTTTTATGTGGAATCCCCTCTCATGGGTCATGGAGATGGCTGCCGTCATGGCCATTGCTTTGGCCAACGGAGGCGGAAAACCGCCCGACTGGCAAGATTTTATTGGTATTATTGTTTTGCTCGTTGTTAACTCGACCATCAGCTTCATTGAAGAAAATAACGCTGGCAATGCCGCTGCTGCATTGATGGCTGGTCTTGCTCCCAAGACCAAGGTTAGTGCTTGGTTTCCAGGAAAAACTTTTATGTTTAATTTGCTCAGGTAGTTACAACTTATAACACTGTGGCTGGTTCATGGTTTATTGCTTCAGGTGCTTAGAGATGGTCGCTGGACTGAGCAGGATGCTGCCATTCTGGTGCCAGGTGATATTATTAGCATCAAGTTGGGAGATATTGTTCCTGCAGATGCTCGACTTCTTGAAGGAGATCCTTTGAAGATTGATCAATCTGCCTTAACCGGAGAATCTCTCCCTGTCACCAAGAGTCCCGGGGATGAAGTATTCTCTGGTTCAACTTGCAAGCAAGGAGAGATTGAGGCTGTTGTCATAGCCACTGGGGTTCACACTTTCTTTGGCAAGGCTGCCCATCTAGTGGATAGCACCAACCAAGTTGGGCACTTTCAAAAGGTCCTTACAGCCATTGGTAATTTCTGCATTTGCTCCATTGCAGTTGGCATGGTTGTCGAGATCATTGTCATGTATCCAATTCAGCACAGAAGATACAGGGAAGGAATCGACAATCTATTGGTCCTCTTGATTGGAGGCATCCCAATTGCCATGCCTACTGTTCTTTCAGTGACCATGGCTATTGGATCACACCGACTATCCCAACAAGGCGCTATCACTAAGAGAATGACTGCTATTGAGGAGATGGCTGGCATGGATGTTCTTTGCAGTGACAAAACAGGGACCTTAACTCTTAACAAGTTGAGTGTTGATAAAAACCTGGTTGAGGTATTTGCTAAGGGTGTAGATAAAGAGCACGTGATCCTGTTGGCTGCAAGAGCATCAAGGATGGAAAACCAGGATGCTATTGATGCAGCTATGGTGGGGATGCTTGCAGACCCGAAGGAGGTATGTCTAACATGATGACAATCATAGTATGATATGATGTTATTTCCAACTTCTGAATTAGTATATGTTCACTCAATAATTAATCTTTGTTTTTACAGGCTAGAGCAGGTATTAGGGAATTGCATTTCCTCCCTTTCAACCCAGTTGACAAAAGAACTGCTCTTACCTACATAGATAATAATGGCAACTGGCATCGTGCAAGTAAAGGTGCACCAGAGCAGGTATAATTTTTTCTTATTGCGTTTCTCTTCTCTTTAGcataattttctatatttttgttATAATTTCTTGACAATTTAATTGACTGATGGGGATAGATTTTGAACCTTTGCAACTGTAAAGAAGATGTCAGAAATAAGGTTCATGCTGTAATTGACAAATATGCTGAACGTGGACTTCGATCACTAGCTATTGCAAGACAGGTTTGCTCTTTTAGTCCTTGCCAGTCCAAATGGTTAGCAAATATATAATGTCTTCTTAATATCTATGTTACCTTTATTATGTAGGAAGTTCCAGAGAAGTCTAAAGAGAGCGCTGGAGGTCCATGGCAATTTGTTGGTTTATTGCCACTTTTCGATCCCCCTAGGCATGATAGCGCAGAAACTATTAGAAGAGCTCTCAATCTTGGTGTTAATGTAAAGATGATCACTGGtaatttaaacttctcttttggTATTTACTTTCCCTCTAGCGAAGGATTTCTGATACCAAATTTGTCAAATTCAGGTGATCAACTTGCTATCGCAAAGGAGACAGGGAGGAGGCTTGGAATGGGGACAAACATGTATCCATCATCTTCATTGCTTGGTCAAAATAAAGATGCATCAATGGCTGCAGTCCCTGTTGATGAACTGATAGAGAAGGCTGATGGATTTGCTGGAGTATTCCCAGGTTATTGATGAATTTACACTGTGCACTCAAGTGCTGTAACTTGAGATGAGATTGTTTCTTTGAAGACTCATGATTGGTTCTCTGTGGAGCAGAGCACAAGTACGAAATTGTCAAGAAGTTGCAAGAGAGGAAGCATATATGTGGAATGACAGGAGATGGAGTAAATGATGCCCCTGCTTTGAAGAAGGCTGATATTGGTATTGCTGTTGCTGATGCAACAGATGCTGCTAGAAGTGCTTCTGATATTGTTCTTACTGAACCCGGTTTAAGTGTCATCATCAGTGCCGTTCTTACAAGCAGAGCTATTTTCCAGAGGATGAAGAACTATACTGTTAGTTTTTTAATGATCGTAATTCATACACCGAGTAAACCTTTTTGCTGTTGCCCTTAGTAATTTTTTTGTTCCATTTCAATGCAGATTTATGCTGTCTCaattaggggtgtcaattcgggtgggtcgggtcgggttgggtcgggttggatttttttttattttttttaacccaacccgaacccgacccgaacccgacttcaacccaaaacacctaaacccgaacccgaacccgaccaacccgatcaacccgaacccgacccatataacccgaaaatccgattcaaaacgacttttttgggatattttccctataattcttcacttttatctcaatactccatcattatcatacaaacatgatattaatatacataaaaacatctaaatttttaaaataaaatttgatttaaccccaaaaaaccccacaaaaccctatatttaagtcaacccgggtcaacccgaacccgacccgacccaacccgaaaatatTTAaccctccaaccctccaacccgaacccgacccgaacccgaaaatgcccaacccgaacctgatttttttcgggtcgactcgggttgggtcgtcgggtcgggttcatttttgacacccctagtcTCAATCACCATCCGTATAGTTGTAAGTATTTTTTTTGTGCAAATTGCATGGTCTTGTGTTTGCCAAATTGTTCTCATTTCATTCTTTTATATATCAGCTTGGATTTATGCTTATTGCATTGATATGGAAGTTTGACTTCTCACCCTTCATGGTTTTAATCATTGCGATCTTAAATGATGGTAAGTTCATGGAATTACAAATTACGGAGtcctttttctataatttttatccAAATCATATCCAGTATGACCTATAGGGTTTTTTTTTGTTCATAATTTGTTGGATGAAGGTACAATTATGACAATTTCCAAGGATCGGGTGAAACCTTCTCCAATGCCTGATAGTTGGAAGTTGAAAGAAATATTTGCTACTGGTGTTGTGTTTGGGGGTTATTTGGCATTGATGACTGTTATTTTTTTCTGGGCCATGAAAGACACAGACTTCTTCTCCGTGAGTATTTGTTTCACTTTTCTTAAAatgaatttatttaatatttatttgtaTATTGATTTTCTTCAGCAGTATATTATTTACAAACAAATATATCTATTTCCCTTCCTACATACACTACATTTTCTCCTTAGAATGACCTTTGTATGCTATATTAATATATGGTACCCTTAAATATCATGACTATAAGTCATATTTAGCACCTTTTTTTTTCACTTATACTAGTCACTtgcaatattatttttaaataaaacaaaaataaacgtgtatattataatttatatgtcACTTTTAATACACCTTCTACTTTTATATCTCACAAATTTAAAGAGACCTAATTGTTCTTGTCCTATCTTTTTAGGACAAATTTAAAGTTAGATCATTGAGACACAATGACGATGAAATGATGGCTGCTTTATACTTGCAAGTTAGCATTGTTAGTCAGGCTCTTATATTCGTTACGAGATCGCGCAGCTGGTTCTTTGTTGAGCGTCCTGGACTTCTCTTAGTCAGTGCTTTTATCATAGCACAGCTTGTAAGTTTCTTCTTTTAAGTATCTTTTGTATAATTTGAGTCTCATTGCTTTTATGCCTAAACACCAAATGTGATATATTGCAGGCGATGAGTATTCAACTCTTTGATTAGGTATAGCTAAACTAtgataaaaacttatttaaatcctACCTTGTTGCCATTCTTTATGGCTCCAATCTGTTTTCCAAAAGCATGAACCTTCTGTAAGTGTCCTAGCAATTGCACTCATATAATCTGTTTATTTGGGGAGAAAAGAAATGAGAGCAAAGAAATGGGGAAAAGTGCACTGGTGGTTCTTTTTGCACAATATAGGAGGAGCTCGAGTGATGTTACATTCCACAGTCAATTTTAATCTATATGTAAATGAAATAACAATTTGTTCCTTGTCCAGATTGCAACAATTATTGCTGTCTATGCTGACTGGGGTTTTGCCCGAATAAAAGGTATAGGCTGGGGTTGGGCTGGTGTTATCTGGCTTTACAgcattattttcttcttcccccTGGATTGGTTCAAGTTTGCCATCCGCTACATTCTCAGCGGGAAGGCATGGGATAACCTTCTTGAGAATAAGGTAAAAATTGGTAGTCTAGATAGAGATTTTGGttaattctatatttttgaaCTTATGGTTCATTTGGTTGCTACCCCGCTTGTGTATCTGATAATCCCTTTTCATCTCAGACGGCTTTCACTACCAAGAAAGATTATGGTAGGGAAGAAAGGGAAGCTCAATGGGCCATGGCTCAAAGGACTCTACATGGACTCCAACCCCCTGAAACTGCTAACCTTTTCTCTGACAAGAGTAGCTATAGAGAGCTTTCTGAAATAGCAGAACAAGCGAAAAGACGAGCAGAAATTGCAAGGTCTGACTTTTTTTGCAAACTCTTTTAGATTTATCAATTTTTTAGCCCCTCATGATGTCTTACTCTAAGCTCTGACAAATAAATATTCTAAAATGATCTAATTTCTTCATTGGTATATACGAGGATTCTAAATTTTTCTATATATGTCCTAACTATCCACAGGCTCCGCGAACTACACACTCTGAAGGGACATGTCGAATCAGTGGTGAAGCTGAAAGGGCTCGACATCGACACCATCCAACAGCATTATACTGTTTGACTCTCCATTATATTGAGGAGGCTTGAACATGGTTCATGAACATGAGTAGAAACTCAAGTTAAAACGATTTCTCTTACCCCTGCTTTTACTTTATGTCACCTCTAATCATGGCTTCCTCTTCCAAACTCATCTATGCAGATCTAAATAATGCACACTATTTGCTTCTGTCCACTATGTATTTTTTGTGTTTGCAACAAATTTTTTGTTACTAATTGAAGCAGTGTTTTTTCTTGTCCTCTTTAATGTGTTCTCACCCGTCTGTTGCTTATTTTGAAATTTCTATGTCACTCGCGTAGATTGTcatgtcaaaattttaattcatttttgtCCAAGATATAAAGGTTGTAATTTTGAGCCGGGCTGATTTTGATATTGTATTGTGTCAATTtctatattattttaaatatgaaatatattaattaaaaaataataattttattaatatttggttgttataaatattttttattagatTATATTTGAGGGTGAGTTTAAATTTtgatatcaattttaatttattataaaggCATCAAGTCCATGTTTTATTACAAGACATTAAATTCGAGATTTTACATTGATATtttttaatctctattaatattataAAAGTTAGAATAtataaaatctttttaatattaaatattatatatatataggtgatTTTGATATTGTATTGTGTCAATTtctatattattttaaatataaaatatattaattaaaaataataattttattaatatttggttGTTATAAATTGTTTTATTAGATTATATTTGAGGTTGAGTTTAAATTTtgatatcaattttaatttattataaaggCATAAGTCCAAGTTTTACTACAGGACATTAAATTCTAGATTTtacattgtttttttttaatctctattaatattagAAAAGTtagaatatataaaatattttaaatatatatatttgatatactAAGAAACGCTTTATGCGCGACCATGAGAGATGCGCAGGTGTGGCATTGCCAGCTcgatatttttgtaaaaaaatattctatttattctctctccccttcgACCTTCTTTTGAAAACATCACCGAGcgaaattttctattttctaaatttccctcgccgctctctctctcACTCACTCCTTTCTTCTCCATCACGGTCATCTTCAGTCGCAGTTGACTGAAGCTCCCTAAACTGTGTGTTAAACACAAAAACGACCCTGGTGTAAAAGCCCCCCTTTCTCCATTCTCAATCGTAATCCTTTCCCCTCCACTATCTTTTTTTTAGCTCTGTACAATTACTTtttttgcaccatatatatatccTACCAAGCACAAGCTCTAACTGCTATGCTACCAGTTTTTTGCTTATATAATTTGTAGGTAACTTGCTTATATAGTTTATTATATTAGTAGAAGAAAATATTTcactttgtagcagctacttggtaagtcgtttcattttttaaaatatttagcagctacttggaatgatagctaCTACAACACTGTAGCAGCTgttaaaatgtatactaaaagcttagctttctgtataaacatttattttgaaatgagaatcacattggtcaaatgtctgcatttagataaatacagttgtccatttaatttatattgtagataacatggtatgtggtgtcacacagaagatcatgttatcagttccttgtagattataaatagaagctcacaactaagatggattgggacaaactattggaatggttgtagtgtaatttggtactagtttatcttacctataaaattacactagtacactatgtgtgtatagagtaggaccatttgaggttgttctttttatactgactgcataaaagaacagaacctctgttattatggatgtgcgtactcttaatcccgatataataacaaacacatgtacttagtatttatttatttaatttatcaaagggcaagatttattcgttaaatcaataggcccgataagttgggaaataatattatttatatggtgtattgttgattatagaaggaaactgtgtcctatttattaggatgatgatgttcccttgaggagctcataaggattgtcatgtaaaccctgtaggtggacttagttccaacatgacaatgaagttgagtaacactactcttggagctaggtgttaattaagtgagttgtcagtaactcatttaattaatggtcattcgatatcttaaacacagggagattaatgcactcatgataagaaggagctcataatgtaatatgagatttgtgcggtagttcaataataactctttaatggtatgagttattattgataaacttgagttgggtgttcgggtcgaacacaagaagctcaagctcatcaggaggtcaaaaccaattcctcctctagattcctgttgtagtctctataaagcctcgcattcacccattttgattatccttcctacccaagaaaggggtcggccacatccatgcttggtgcccaagcaaggggtcggccaagccttgcttggtgcccaagatgtgggccggccaagccttgcttggtgcccaagcaaggggtcggccataacttaatagaaaaggaagtttttttaaaaaaaataaaattttgttaaaatctttccttttatggttatctacaatggttaaaaagagattttaattttgttaaaatcttttcttttttttaaccaactataatagaaataaaagaaagattttatttaaaacaaaattttgttataagttttccttttatagctatttacaatggtttaaaaagagagattttaattttgttaaaatctttccttttttgtaaaccatccacaatagaaataaaagaaaaattttattaaaaactttcctttttagccactagcaaagaatataaaagaggaggagggtggTGCCCAAAGAGAACCTAAGTTATCTCTTCTCTTCTTGTGTGACCGACcccttcttctcctgttttctttccttAAGACCGGCGACACCTATTtccttcttcctccctttcttccctctagggccggtgctcatctcaccttggtggtcacggcttgaaggagaagaagaagagaagaagcacttggtgaccggttgcttggaggagaagaagaagaaggaggaggtgcCTCTCCACTTTGCATTCTTTGTGGCCGAGAGTTCGGAAAGGAAGGAGAAGGCTGGGTGTCTTTattttggtagatcgtcgctcacacaacgtccaagaggaggagaggaatacaatagaagatcaaaaggtctttaagatacaaagaaaggtataactagttaattgtttccgctgtgt contains:
- the LOC122028563 gene encoding plasma membrane ATPase 4-like, which gives rise to MAGNRAISLEEIRNETVDLERIPVEEVFEQLKCTREGLTSEEGANRLQIFGPNKLEEKKESKILKFLGFMWNPLSWVMEMAAVMAIALANGGGKPPDWQDFIGIIVLLVVNSTISFIEENNAGNAAAALMAGLAPKTKVLRDGRWTEQDAAILVPGDIISIKLGDIVPADARLLEGDPLKIDQSALTGESLPVTKSPGDEVFSGSTCKQGEIEAVVIATGVHTFFGKAAHLVDSTNQVGHFQKVLTAIGNFCICSIAVGMVVEIIVMYPIQHRRYREGIDNLLVLLIGGIPIAMPTVLSVTMAIGSHRLSQQGAITKRMTAIEEMAGMDVLCSDKTGTLTLNKLSVDKNLVEVFAKGVDKEHVILLAARASRMENQDAIDAAMVGMLADPKEARAGIRELHFLPFNPVDKRTALTYIDNNGNWHRASKGAPEQILNLCNCKEDVRNKVHAVIDKYAERGLRSLAIARQEVPEKSKESAGGPWQFVGLLPLFDPPRHDSAETIRRALNLGVNVKMITGDQLAIAKETGRRLGMGTNMYPSSSLLGQNKDASMAAVPVDELIEKADGFAGVFPEHKYEIVKKLQERKHICGMTGDGVNDAPALKKADIGIAVADATDAARSASDIVLTEPGLSVIISAVLTSRAIFQRMKNYTLGFMLIALIWKFDFSPFMVLIIAILNDGTIMTISKDRVKPSPMPDSWKLKEIFATGVVFGGYLALMTVIFFWAMKDTDFFSDKFKVRSLRHNDDEMMAALYLQVSIVSQALIFVTRSRSWFFVERPGLLLVSAFIIAQLIATIIAVYADWGFARIKGIGWGWAGVIWLYSIIFFFPLDWFKFAIRYILSGKAWDNLLENKTAFTTKKDYGREEREAQWAMAQRTLHGLQPPETANLFSDKSSYRELSEIAEQAKRRAEIARLRELHTLKGHVESVVKLKGLDIDTIQQHYTV